A DNA window from Thalassospiraceae bacterium LMO-JJ14 contains the following coding sequences:
- a CDS encoding rod-binding protein produces MSGYSTPDIGMQISAARFAQGAAPASPNAHNMQRMRETAEDFESVFLAEMLRPMFSNIEAASPFGGGAGEKIYRDMQVDEYGKALAKAGGIGLADSIMREMIKMQEGK; encoded by the coding sequence ATGAGCGGTTATTCGACCCCCGATATCGGCATGCAGATCAGCGCCGCGCGCTTCGCACAAGGTGCTGCACCGGCTAGCCCCAACGCTCATAACATGCAGCGGATGCGTGAAACCGCCGAAGATTTCGAATCCGTGTTTCTCGCTGAAATGCTGCGTCCGATGTTCAGCAACATCGAAGCCGCCTCCCCGTTCGGCGGCGGCGCCGGCGAGAAAATCTACAGAGACATGCAGGTCGACGAATACGGCAAGGCACTCGCCAAGGCCGGCGGCATCGGACTGGCGGATTCGATTATGCGAGAAATGATCAAAATGCAGGAGGGCAAGTGA
- the flgN gene encoding flagellar export chaperone FlgN — protein sequence MDVAKRMTDLVNVTTRLIDVLERENAILRDRRHSELTLILDEKETIARVYQARIMGLEENPDVLDDATDEDRAHLMELARKVDNLMSQNARLLEVAMTVSKRIVDLVAEAVKEAVPKSGAYSAKGNTVGAPEKGGNMSLSLNETL from the coding sequence ATGGATGTTGCCAAGAGAATGACCGATCTGGTCAACGTCACAACAAGGCTGATTGACGTACTTGAACGCGAGAACGCGATCCTGCGTGATCGGCGTCACAGCGAGTTGACCCTGATCCTTGATGAAAAGGAAACCATCGCACGGGTATATCAGGCGCGGATCATGGGGCTTGAGGAAAATCCCGATGTCCTGGATGACGCCACCGATGAAGACCGTGCCCACCTTATGGAACTGGCGCGCAAGGTCGATAACCTTATGTCGCAAAACGCTCGCCTGCTCGAAGTTGCAATGACGGTCAGCAAACGCATCGTCGATCTGGTTGCCGAAGCGGTTAAGGAGGCCGTGCCGAAAAGCGGCGCTTACTCCGCTAAAGGCAATACAGTCGGCGCACCCGAAAAAGGCGGCAACATGTCGCTGTCATTAAACGAAACGCTGTAG
- the flgK gene encoding flagellar hook-associated protein FlgK: protein MGTITLALRTAQSGLLANQQALDVTSRNISNVNTVGYSRKSVTFENSAIVGAGSGVNISEIMRSVDEGLLKSFRLESSDLNELASQNTFWDRLQDLFGTPDANTTLSHTVSDLTDAIESLVVSPNNALEHTEVVRRAQDLTAQLQQMSVSIQDLRLQADQKLSDIATEINSLVNEIDTLNDDIIASGSVSRETSDLKDQRDIKVSRLAELIDIRYFSRSDGDLVVFTSNGRTLVDTVPPSITHTPASAVTPTTTHAEGDFGGFFIGASSNPANDATTDIRSGQAKGLIEMRDTTLPNLQSQIDELAARLRDVMNQVHNRGVSFPGAQEYNGTRNFTEPTTQSIKLDPTNSVDDVTIALFNSTGDQSKTTTLNTIMTGAGFSARGSGNDWHINDVAATMQSWLRNNGASSATVSATSGQFDISLNTTTLNLAFRDETATANGSTAGDAEIAYDSNGDGVTDETISGFSNFFGLNDFFTDSLVDNVWESGVLASTYTATASTLTFRDSTGSIGTLNITAGTTLSDLVTQISNDTTLSQKIVAAVIPDGSGVRIRFSHKNGSSMQITQAAGNTFLTDAAVNIADVRVASTLQVRSDILTTPSKMSVGTMQWDSTRGIAGEYLMSVADETVAEAMAQAMNSTTSFGISGGLPNVSVSFAERAASIVSTNASLASTHERNADAQLSLTESIELQFESERGVNLDEEMANLIVFEQAFGASARIITTIQRMFDALERVI from the coding sequence ATGGGTACGATAACGCTCGCTCTCCGAACCGCACAAAGCGGCTTGCTGGCCAACCAGCAGGCGCTGGATGTGACATCGAGAAACATCTCGAACGTGAATACCGTGGGGTATTCGAGAAAATCCGTAACGTTCGAGAATTCCGCGATCGTCGGCGCCGGCTCGGGCGTCAACATTTCCGAAATCATGCGCTCCGTCGATGAAGGGCTATTGAAAAGCTTTCGCCTTGAAAGCTCGGATCTGAACGAGCTTGCCTCACAGAATACGTTCTGGGACCGCTTGCAGGACCTGTTCGGCACACCGGATGCCAATACCACGCTGAGTCATACCGTCAGCGACCTGACCGATGCAATTGAATCGCTGGTCGTATCCCCGAACAACGCGCTTGAACACACCGAAGTTGTTCGCCGCGCCCAGGATCTGACGGCACAACTTCAACAGATGTCGGTCTCCATTCAGGACCTCCGCCTGCAGGCGGATCAGAAGCTTTCCGACATTGCGACCGAGATCAATTCGCTGGTCAACGAGATCGACACACTGAACGACGACATCATTGCCTCGGGTTCGGTCAGCCGCGAGACCTCGGACCTCAAAGATCAGCGCGACATCAAGGTCAGCCGGTTGGCGGAACTGATCGATATTCGCTATTTCTCCCGCTCGGACGGTGACCTTGTGGTCTTCACATCAAACGGGCGTACACTGGTCGATACCGTGCCGCCTTCCATCACGCACACGCCGGCGTCTGCGGTCACACCGACAACGACACATGCAGAAGGCGATTTCGGCGGTTTCTTCATCGGGGCCAGTTCAAACCCGGCCAACGACGCAACCACCGACATCCGTTCCGGCCAGGCCAAGGGTCTGATCGAGATGCGCGATACGACGCTGCCGAACCTGCAGAGCCAGATCGATGAGTTGGCAGCGCGGCTACGCGATGTCATGAATCAGGTTCATAACCGCGGCGTGTCGTTCCCCGGCGCGCAGGAATATAACGGCACGCGGAACTTCACCGAACCGACAACACAGTCGATCAAGCTCGACCCCACCAATTCCGTCGATGATGTAACCATCGCGCTATTCAATTCGACCGGCGACCAAAGCAAAACGACCACGCTCAATACCATCATGACAGGAGCCGGGTTTTCAGCGCGCGGCAGTGGTAATGACTGGCACATCAACGATGTTGCCGCGACCATGCAAAGCTGGCTCCGCAACAATGGCGCCAGCAGTGCGACCGTTTCTGCGACGTCAGGGCAGTTTGATATTTCCCTGAACACGACGACGTTGAATCTGGCATTCCGAGACGAGACCGCGACGGCGAACGGCTCTACTGCCGGGGATGCCGAAATCGCCTATGATTCCAACGGTGACGGCGTGACAGACGAGACGATATCGGGGTTCTCCAATTTCTTCGGCCTGAATGACTTTTTCACCGATAGTCTGGTCGACAACGTATGGGAATCCGGTGTTTTGGCCAGCACCTATACCGCAACGGCCTCGACACTGACTTTCCGCGATTCCACCGGCTCCATCGGCACGCTGAATATTACAGCAGGCACCACACTGAGCGATCTTGTGACGCAGATTTCAAACGATACGACATTAAGTCAAAAGATCGTTGCTGCGGTCATCCCCGACGGTTCCGGCGTGCGCATCAGGTTCTCGCACAAGAACGGTTCAAGCATGCAAATTACGCAGGCTGCCGGAAATACATTCCTGACCGATGCCGCCGTCAATATAGCCGACGTACGCGTGGCTTCGACGCTACAGGTCCGATCCGATATCCTGACGACACCGTCAAAAATGTCAGTCGGCACCATGCAATGGGATTCCACCCGCGGCATTGCCGGCGAATATCTGATGAGCGTCGCCGACGAAACCGTCGCTGAGGCCATGGCTCAGGCGATGAATTCGACAACCTCGTTCGGGATATCCGGCGGTCTGCCGAATGTCAGCGTTTCCTTTGCCGAACGTGCAGCATCTATCGTCTCAACCAATGCTTCGCTGGCAAGCACCCATGAGCGCAATGCCGATGCCCAGCTTTCGTTGACGGAATCCATCGAATTGCAGTTCGAGTCCGAACGCGGCGTGAACCTTGACGAGGAGATGGCCAATCTGATCGTATTCGAGCAGGCGTTCGGCGCATCGGCGCGGATTATCACGACCATTCAGCGTATGTTTGATGCGCTCGAGCGGGTAATCTAG
- a CDS encoding flagellar biosynthesis regulator FlaF codes for MSSQQNKIKSYERVPAGGQPAQTEAWALLEAANRMAGAIVSGNPAEKETQEKMKTSLRLNWRLWTIFQAELLDESCTVPDEIRVNMLTLCQFVDKQTVKVLAGPTPDNMVPLIDINRNIAAGLMNLPERDPEASAPAPETPEEDQPKISIDTEA; via the coding sequence ATGAGTTCTCAGCAAAACAAAATTAAGAGCTATGAACGCGTTCCTGCAGGCGGACAACCCGCGCAGACGGAAGCGTGGGCGCTTCTGGAAGCAGCCAATCGCATGGCAGGCGCTATCGTCAGCGGCAATCCCGCTGAAAAAGAAACCCAGGAAAAAATGAAGACGTCGCTCAGGCTGAACTGGCGTCTTTGGACGATTTTTCAGGCCGAGCTGTTGGATGAGAGCTGCACCGTTCCAGACGAAATCCGCGTCAACATGCTGACCCTTTGTCAGTTCGTCGACAAACAGACGGTAAAAGTGCTGGCCGGTCCGACCCCGGATAACATGGTGCCGCTTATCGATATCAATCGGAATATCGCCGCCGGCCTTATGAACCTGCCGGAACGCGACCCCGAAGCCAGCGCCCCTGCGCCAGAGACACCAGAAGAAGACCAGCCCAAGATTTCAATCGATACCGAAGCCTGA
- a CDS encoding tetratricopeptide repeat protein: protein MNDASAKDQYLDDIYAIIDLVRARETDDALGLIQTCLPKYPDSPELLLLASVCSFHQDDIGRAIELCETAHKLAPDGQEIVDSLAVLHVLTGQHNEGLYYAKLATTLAPHPDIPDLLPLEFSDFFRALNSSRPSPHYLNGLFEFNSQNFEKASDEFQRELRINPDNQGALKKLGHVLIRLGRPSEAIKILEAYALDNQGDAESTALMALANCYLANFEVAAVLCRKALDEDPDSTEIAMQILESSRFFVGDLESTHQEFLESLYARVSKTLNDDDDDIESEGTYAANKDRIDVAIVCNSLFESNTATFLLPLLENHNQTRFNITTYQQSPTGGSVFNELKSKSPNWRRIVDIDDDVVEMIIRRTGADIVIDLCGFSENGRPSLFARLSDLVVINMYRYPYGLDAPGTNTVLSDAVTADADAALINPDQTSIHCEGGLFAINEPRLMGDVKALPATSNGYVTFGGTAVLAHLSPSTVQMWADILHAVPGSKLHLGYVELASADVKERAAGLFADAGLQDRVSVWNTDYDQRKNPSYFNAVDIFLDTYPACRPLDLCHSLWMGVPAITRQGDKRNAMMGASVVNSAGKPEWIAASHDEFVATAAELAADIDALAQIRAGLRDDVKASKFLDTAGYVRSLEEAFEKSLSNRQAAG, encoded by the coding sequence ATGAATGACGCATCAGCCAAAGATCAATACCTTGATGATATCTATGCGATTATTGACCTAGTCAGGGCACGTGAGACCGACGATGCGCTGGGGCTGATACAAACGTGCCTGCCAAAATATCCGGATTCGCCGGAACTCCTGCTTTTGGCCAGCGTTTGCAGTTTTCACCAGGATGATATCGGCCGCGCCATCGAATTATGTGAAACCGCGCACAAGCTTGCACCTGACGGCCAGGAAATCGTTGATAGTCTGGCAGTTCTTCATGTCCTGACGGGTCAGCATAATGAAGGTCTATATTATGCCAAACTGGCAACGACGCTGGCACCGCATCCGGATATTCCCGACTTGTTGCCTTTGGAATTTTCCGACTTTTTCCGGGCCTTGAATTCATCACGGCCGTCGCCTCACTATTTGAACGGCTTGTTTGAGTTCAACTCGCAGAACTTTGAAAAAGCGTCCGACGAGTTCCAGCGCGAGTTGCGTATCAACCCCGACAACCAGGGTGCTTTGAAAAAGCTAGGTCACGTACTGATCCGGCTCGGCCGCCCCTCTGAGGCCATAAAAATACTCGAGGCCTATGCGCTAGATAACCAGGGCGACGCTGAATCTACTGCCCTTATGGCACTCGCGAATTGCTACTTGGCGAACTTCGAAGTAGCTGCGGTATTATGCCGGAAAGCACTCGACGAAGATCCGGATTCTACGGAAATCGCCATGCAGATCCTGGAATCTTCAAGATTCTTCGTTGGCGATCTTGAATCCACGCACCAGGAATTTCTCGAAAGTCTTTATGCTCGTGTCTCCAAGACGCTGAATGATGATGATGATGACATTGAAAGCGAAGGAACATACGCCGCAAACAAAGACAGGATCGATGTTGCCATCGTCTGCAACAGTCTTTTCGAGAGCAACACCGCAACGTTCTTATTGCCGCTTCTGGAAAATCACAACCAGACCCGGTTCAATATTACGACGTATCAGCAATCGCCCACCGGCGGCTCCGTCTTTAACGAGTTAAAGAGCAAATCACCGAATTGGCGGCGAATCGTAGATATCGACGACGATGTCGTTGAAATGATTATCCGCCGCACCGGCGCTGATATCGTTATCGATCTTTGCGGTTTTTCGGAAAACGGCCGCCCGTCGCTGTTCGCGCGCCTGAGCGACCTGGTCGTTATCAATATGTATCGTTATCCATATGGCCTCGACGCGCCGGGAACCAACACGGTGCTGTCCGATGCCGTCACGGCAGATGCCGATGCGGCATTGATCAACCCCGACCAGACGAGCATTCACTGCGAGGGCGGTTTATTCGCTATTAATGAACCCCGCCTGATGGGCGACGTAAAGGCGCTTCCCGCCACAAGCAACGGGTATGTCACATTCGGCGGGACGGCCGTACTGGCTCATCTGTCGCCAAGCACTGTTCAGATGTGGGCGGATATTCTGCACGCCGTACCCGGTTCCAAGCTTCACCTTGGATATGTCGAACTCGCTTCTGCGGATGTTAAGGAGCGAGCGGCAGGACTCTTTGCAGATGCAGGCCTGCAAGACCGGGTTTCGGTCTGGAACACAGATTACGATCAGCGAAAAAATCCGTCGTACTTTAACGCCGTTGATATATTCCTTGATACGTACCCTGCCTGCCGGCCGTTGGATCTGTGCCATTCACTTTGGATGGGAGTCCCGGCAATCACGAGGCAAGGCGATAAACGCAACGCGATGATGGGGGCCAGCGTCGTGAACTCGGCCGGAAAACCGGAATGGATTGCCGCATCCCATGACGAATTCGTGGCTACCGCGGCAGAGCTTGCCGCCGATATCGATGCACTTGCTCAAATTCGAGCGGGGCTGCGCGATGACGTGAAGGCGTCAAAATTTCTGGATACGGCAGGTTATGTCAGAAGCCTTGAAGAAGCCTTCGAAAAGAGCCTCTCCAATCGCCAAGCTGCCGGTTAG
- a CDS encoding flagellar biosynthesis repressor FlbT yields the protein MIAESSADGLHDRNLTRKKSMPLKLDFKSGDKMIINGAVVENIGNNASLLIHNEAAILREKEILSEAETATPAARVYFALQCAYMFPDKKDHYVSIFRQFLDDYMKAAPSAKEIGDKILEHVENKKYYNALKLTQKLIGHETQVFKSFHDSLEKANDVEADESDLVDKTEES from the coding sequence GTGATAGCAGAAAGCAGTGCAGACGGTCTGCACGATCGAAACTTAACAAGGAAGAAATCCATGCCGTTAAAACTCGATTTTAAGTCCGGCGACAAAATGATCATCAACGGCGCTGTTGTTGAAAACATCGGCAACAATGCGAGTTTGCTGATCCATAACGAAGCTGCGATTTTGCGCGAAAAGGAAATACTGTCGGAAGCCGAAACGGCGACACCTGCGGCGCGTGTCTACTTCGCTTTGCAGTGCGCCTATATGTTCCCGGATAAGAAAGACCACTATGTCTCGATTTTCCGGCAGTTCCTGGATGATTATATGAAGGCGGCGCCGAGCGCGAAGGAAATCGGTGACAAGATTCTTGAGCACGTCGAAAATAAGAAATATTACAATGCTCTCAAGCTGACGCAAAAACTCATCGGCCATGAAACGCAGGTCTTCAAGAGCTTCCACGACAGCCTGGAGAAGGCAAACGATGTAGAAGCCGATGAGAGCGACTTGGTTGACAAAACTGAAGAGAGCTAA
- a CDS encoding tetratricopeptide repeat protein, translating into MKAASPQMIDNPGQSQKEIDRVSELMADGVVLHRDGKIAEAKRCYREVLRIFPDKPEALHFLGIISHQSGRNREAIMHFRRAVEAHPDFVPAFDSLAKMFLAEKQYKEALSAACKALDLDQGAHGALRTMAKAYMELKQIENAYETYKKIDELFPGEAGTTRNIAICLSALKRKSEAVTMFQHSLDLDPEDVITRSSLADALNSMGAHEEALEQLNIILNKTPDYVPALVYKGVALDGLTLFDEAATMFERAVEINPQHAEAHFNLGLARLSDGDLPRGWDEYSWRLKTQAFLHTKPPTSAPIWQGEPLAGKSILMFPEQGMGDTIQFVRYARPLQNMGACVYCQSPKPLHKLLQTVEGANGVFAIGERLPDVDFQISMMELPRLFKTELHSIPAAAGYLKAPDSMFSRPDTFSVGIVWHGNPAHERDMIRSIPFHEISALFDLADVSFYSLQVGEGAAKILETGFADRVQDLSQELSDFSITAGIIANLDLVICVDTSVAHVTGALGKPLWLLLPTAADWRWGRTGTTTPWYSSMRVFRQTRRGDWAGVIKTVKHELRERISTYKH; encoded by the coding sequence ATGAAGGCCGCATCACCGCAAATGATAGATAACCCAGGACAGTCACAAAAGGAAATTGACCGCGTGTCGGAACTGATGGCCGATGGTGTGGTGCTGCACCGGGACGGTAAAATCGCCGAGGCGAAGCGTTGTTACCGGGAAGTTCTGAGGATATTTCCCGACAAACCGGAAGCTTTGCACTTTCTGGGTATCATCTCGCACCAGAGCGGGCGGAATCGCGAAGCGATCATGCATTTCAGACGCGCCGTTGAGGCTCATCCCGATTTTGTGCCCGCCTTCGATAGTCTGGCAAAAATGTTCCTGGCGGAGAAACAATATAAAGAAGCCTTGAGCGCTGCCTGCAAGGCCTTGGATCTGGATCAAGGTGCACACGGTGCGTTGCGTACGATGGCCAAGGCGTACATGGAATTAAAGCAGATCGAAAACGCCTATGAGACATACAAGAAGATTGATGAATTGTTCCCGGGCGAAGCGGGGACGACCAGGAACATCGCCATATGCCTTAGTGCTCTGAAACGTAAAAGTGAAGCCGTTACGATGTTCCAGCATTCACTTGATCTGGATCCCGAAGATGTGATTACACGCAGCAGCCTTGCAGATGCCCTGAATTCCATGGGGGCACATGAAGAAGCGCTGGAGCAACTGAACATCATCCTCAATAAGACCCCGGATTATGTTCCGGCGCTGGTCTATAAAGGAGTGGCGCTCGATGGCCTGACCCTTTTCGACGAGGCTGCCACAATGTTTGAAAGGGCTGTGGAAATTAATCCACAACATGCCGAAGCCCATTTTAATTTAGGCCTTGCACGGCTTTCGGACGGAGACCTGCCGCGGGGGTGGGATGAATATTCATGGCGCCTGAAAACGCAGGCGTTTTTACATACCAAACCACCGACTTCGGCACCGATTTGGCAAGGTGAGCCGCTTGCCGGTAAATCCATCCTGATGTTCCCGGAGCAGGGGATGGGGGACACCATCCAGTTTGTCCGCTATGCGCGTCCCCTGCAAAATATGGGCGCATGCGTGTACTGCCAGAGCCCCAAGCCATTGCACAAACTACTGCAAACGGTTGAAGGCGCGAATGGCGTCTTTGCCATTGGAGAGCGACTGCCGGACGTTGATTTCCAGATTTCGATGATGGAATTGCCGCGTCTGTTTAAAACGGAATTGCATTCAATCCCCGCTGCGGCGGGGTATCTGAAAGCACCGGACAGTATGTTTTCAAGGCCGGATACATTCTCGGTCGGCATTGTCTGGCATGGCAATCCAGCACATGAACGCGATATGATCCGAAGTATCCCGTTTCACGAAATTTCAGCATTATTTGATTTGGCCGACGTTTCTTTTTATAGCCTTCAGGTAGGCGAGGGAGCGGCAAAAATTTTAGAAACGGGATTTGCGGATCGTGTGCAGGATTTGTCACAAGAACTTAGTGACTTTTCCATAACAGCGGGAATAATTGCTAATCTTGATCTTGTGATCTGCGTCGATACATCGGTTGCGCATGTTACGGGTGCACTCGGCAAGCCGTTATGGCTCTTGCTGCCCACGGCAGCCGACTGGCGTTGGGGGCGCACCGGAACGACAACGCCCTGGTACAGCTCGATGCGGGTGTTTCGTCAAACCAGGCGAGGCGATTGGGCGGGGGTCATCAAAACGGTTAAACATGAACTGCGAGAACGGATATCTACCTACAAACATTGA
- a CDS encoding glycosyltransferase family 4 protein, which translates to MLTKRIGISWQLTDLHGWGVFGLNLANQLILNGPVPPLLLSEPYIKSISPELNQRLEPFFKEQATLLAQIDAANRQATLNEVLVLHSLGNSFIHSPISDKVLGHNNIGFVFFESIQMDPLAMDRARRYDKIIAGSSWNRDAIRDMGFANADFVSQGVDLERFQPREKLGTLGDVFTVFSGGKLELRKGQDIVLAAFKEFHARHPDSILLTNWHNPWAETAKNMRFSPHDVSEPDIDANGIIDFKTWVAKAGLPPEAHMDVGIVPNSHIPTIMTEADVALFPNRCEGGTNLVAMETMASGIPCILSANTGHLDIINADNCYALRSQQPSPAGIDPTGIWGESDIDEILECLEKAYTDREDAKARAKAGVETMQKLSWKNQTALLVDAIQEYM; encoded by the coding sequence ATGTTAACAAAGCGAATTGGAATATCCTGGCAGCTCACCGACTTGCACGGTTGGGGCGTGTTTGGCCTGAACCTCGCCAATCAACTCATTCTGAATGGCCCGGTGCCGCCATTGCTGCTGTCCGAGCCCTATATTAAATCCATCAGTCCGGAGTTGAACCAGCGTCTTGAGCCCTTTTTTAAGGAACAGGCCACTTTGCTTGCTCAGATCGACGCGGCCAACCGACAAGCGACGTTGAATGAAGTACTTGTGCTTCACAGCCTCGGGAACTCGTTTATCCATTCCCCCATCAGCGACAAGGTCCTGGGACACAATAACATCGGATTCGTCTTCTTTGAGAGCATCCAGATGGATCCTCTCGCCATGGACCGCGCCCGGCGGTATGACAAGATCATCGCCGGATCGAGCTGGAACCGTGACGCTATACGCGACATGGGTTTCGCGAATGCGGATTTCGTATCTCAGGGCGTCGACCTTGAGCGCTTCCAGCCGCGCGAAAAGCTCGGCACCCTCGGCGATGTGTTCACGGTCTTTTCCGGCGGCAAGCTTGAGCTCCGCAAAGGGCAGGATATCGTCCTCGCGGCTTTCAAGGAATTTCATGCGCGGCATCCGGATTCCATTTTGCTGACGAACTGGCATAACCCGTGGGCAGAAACAGCCAAGAACATGCGCTTTTCACCGCATGATGTCAGCGAGCCGGATATCGACGCGAATGGCATCATCGATTTCAAGACATGGGTCGCAAAAGCCGGTTTGCCGCCCGAAGCGCACATGGATGTCGGCATCGTGCCGAATTCCCACATCCCGACGATCATGACCGAAGCCGATGTGGCGCTATTCCCCAATCGCTGCGAGGGAGGGACCAATCTCGTCGCCATGGAGACAATGGCAAGCGGCATCCCGTGTATTCTATCGGCGAACACCGGTCATCTGGACATCATAAACGCAGACAACTGTTATGCTCTGCGAAGCCAGCAGCCGTCACCTGCCGGCATTGATCCGACCGGGATCTGGGGTGAGTCCGATATAGATGAAATCCTCGAATGCCTGGAAAAGGCCTATACCGACCGCGAGGACGCCAAAGCGCGCGCAAAGGCCGGCGTAGAAACGATGCAGAAGCTGTCGTGGAAGAATCAGACGGCACTGCTTGTCGACGCCATTCAGGAATATATGTGA
- a CDS encoding glycosyltransferase family 9 protein: MNTRQLAAALQRAVGFENAGEFFEAEQLYRQLAGRRPAIDMAHYMYAQFLLRQGRYAEAWPHFMQRLQDFVYQEKAPAKFKQPYCTSLELEDAGEKTLLVTCDQGIGDALMCARYIPLVAPRFKAVVLVVFVGFRELFRCLEAHDGVSIMEYEQVPPPFDIYADAFSLPAIFRTGTETIPQASWLTVDEALVEKWRARLSGGQLNVGFVWQGNPAHARDAERSVPLSAFQPMLASGINAISLQVGQGSEAANDPAFAGSIKSYDEITAQLDLAHGKMLESAALITCLDLVISVDTAVVHLAGAIGTPAWVLLPKVPDWRWMMNVDFSPWYPRTRLFRARHRDSYELPIADMQARLQGILDQGPDAQLP, encoded by the coding sequence ATGAACACAAGGCAACTTGCCGCCGCTTTACAGCGCGCCGTCGGATTTGAAAATGCCGGTGAATTTTTCGAAGCGGAGCAACTCTATCGACAGCTTGCCGGTCGGCGACCTGCCATCGACATGGCACATTACATGTATGCCCAGTTTCTGCTGCGTCAGGGTAGGTATGCGGAAGCCTGGCCGCATTTCATGCAGCGTTTGCAGGATTTCGTGTATCAGGAAAAAGCGCCGGCCAAATTCAAGCAGCCTTATTGTACCTCACTGGAGTTGGAGGATGCAGGGGAAAAGACACTCCTCGTGACCTGCGATCAGGGGATCGGCGATGCTTTGATGTGCGCGCGATACATCCCACTGGTGGCACCGCGTTTTAAGGCTGTGGTTCTGGTTGTTTTCGTCGGCTTCAGGGAGCTGTTCCGGTGTCTGGAGGCGCATGACGGTGTCAGCATTATGGAATACGAACAAGTGCCGCCGCCCTTTGACATCTATGCCGATGCGTTCAGTTTGCCGGCGATTTTCAGGACCGGCACGGAAACCATACCGCAGGCTTCGTGGCTTACCGTCGACGAAGCCTTGGTTGAGAAATGGCGCGCGCGGCTGAGTGGCGGGCAACTCAATGTCGGCTTCGTCTGGCAGGGGAACCCGGCACACGCCCGCGATGCGGAACGTTCCGTCCCGTTAAGCGCGTTCCAGCCGATGTTGGCGTCGGGTATCAATGCGATCAGCCTTCAGGTCGGCCAGGGCAGCGAAGCGGCGAATGATCCGGCATTTGCGGGGAGTATTAAAAGCTACGATGAGATTACGGCACAGTTGGATTTGGCGCATGGCAAAATGCTGGAAAGCGCCGCACTGATCACTTGTCTGGACCTTGTCATCAGCGTCGATACGGCGGTTGTGCACTTGGCCGGCGCCATCGGTACACCGGCCTGGGTGTTATTGCCGAAAGTGCCGGATTGGCGCTGGATGATGAATGTGGATTTCAGCCCCTGGTATCCGAGAACACGGCTGTTCAGGGCGCGCCATAGGGACAGCTATGAACTGCCGATTGCCGATATGCAGGCGCGGCTTCAGGGCATATTAGACCAAGGTCCGGATGCACAATTGCCCTAG